From Nitrosopumilus sp., the proteins below share one genomic window:
- a CDS encoding translation initiation factor IF-2 subunit gamma: MHWRDTLPEWYIKKYGYQPCVNIGTAGHVDHGKTTLIQALTGSWTSVHSQELKRGITIRVGYSDAAFYKCKKCEEPLGYSTTPRCNNCGKESELSRVVSFVDSPGHESLMANMLSGSALMDGAMLLVAANEKVPKPQTKEHLLALQTLGIQQIVVVQNKVDLLSYKEALDNFQEISKFVKGTFAAKAPVIPISAQSKLNIDALIGAIENTIKTPERDEKKDTVMHVLRSFDVNKPGTKLKNIKGGVIGGSLTQGIFNVGDEIEIKPGILNEKKKSYEPLLTEITSLGTAAGIVESVKPGGLVAIGTKLDPSMTRSDSFIGSVIGKPGTLPENSTLLKLEVNLFDSAVGTTEDIKVQPIQAGELLRLNIGTAPVLGKVTKIKSNNIEIELRRPACIFDGGNVAISRRISERWRLIGAGIVG, translated from the coding sequence ATGCATTGGAGAGATACACTTCCTGAATGGTATATTAAAAAATATGGATATCAGCCTTGTGTAAATATTGGAACTGCTGGTCATGTAGATCATGGAAAAACTACTTTAATTCAAGCATTAACAGGCTCATGGACTAGTGTTCATAGTCAAGAATTAAAACGTGGTATCACTATTCGTGTAGGTTATTCTGATGCAGCATTTTACAAATGTAAAAAATGTGAAGAACCTTTAGGATATTCTACTACACCAAGGTGTAATAATTGTGGTAAAGAAAGTGAATTATCAAGGGTAGTTAGTTTTGTTGATAGTCCAGGCCACGAAAGTTTAATGGCAAATATGCTCTCAGGTTCTGCATTAATGGATGGTGCTATGTTACTGGTTGCCGCAAATGAAAAAGTTCCAAAACCCCAAACCAAAGAACATCTTTTAGCTCTTCAAACATTAGGTATTCAACAAATCGTTGTGGTCCAAAATAAAGTTGATTTATTATCTTACAAAGAAGCACTTGACAATTTTCAGGAAATATCAAAATTTGTTAAAGGAACTTTTGCAGCTAAAGCACCTGTAATACCAATCTCAGCTCAATCAAAATTAAACATTGATGCACTAATCGGCGCTATAGAAAACACCATTAAAACACCTGAAAGAGATGAAAAAAAAGATACTGTTATGCATGTTCTAAGATCATTTGATGTAAACAAACCAGGAACTAAATTAAAAAATATCAAAGGAGGAGTTATTGGTGGAAGTCTTACTCAGGGAATTTTTAATGTAGGAGATGAAATAGAAATTAAACCTGGAATTTTAAATGAGAAAAAAAAATCATATGAACCATTACTTACAGAAATTACATCATTAGGTACAGCTGCTGGGATTGTTGAATCCGTAAAACCAGGTGGTTTGGTAGCCATTGGAACAAAATTAGATCCATCCATGACTAGAAGTGATTCCTTTATTGGTTCAGTTATTGGAAAACCTGGTACACTTCCTGAAAACTCTACATTGCTAAAACTAGAAGTAAATCTTTTTGATTCTGCTGTAGGTACTACTGAAGATATTAAGGTACAACCAATCCAAGCAGGAGAATTGCTCAGATTAAATATCGGAACTGCTCCTGTGCTAGGAAAGGTTACTAAAATTAAATCAAATAATATTGAAATTGAATTAAGACGACCTGCATGCATTTTTGATGGTGGAAATGTAGCAATAAGTAGAAGAATATCAGAACGATGGCGATTAATTGGTGCAGGAATAGTTGGTTGA
- a CDS encoding S6e family ribosomal protein, producing the protein MANFKLTISDITGKSISKELKDSDANPLLGLELGKETDASIVGLNGKLKLTGGSDKSGVPMRNDIHGSARKYVLLSKGVGLQDAEIGQRVRKLMRGNTVSEEIYQINCKFDGELPVEAPVDETSEATEEKTEDKKE; encoded by the coding sequence TTGGCAAACTTCAAGCTAACAATTTCAGATATCACAGGAAAATCCATTTCTAAGGAACTCAAAGATAGCGACGCTAATCCATTACTGGGATTAGAATTAGGAAAAGAAACTGATGCATCAATTGTTGGATTGAATGGAAAATTAAAACTTACTGGAGGAAGTGACAAATCTGGCGTTCCTATGAGAAATGATATTCATGGTTCTGCAAGAAAATATGTTTTACTTTCAAAAGGAGTTGGTCTTCAAGATGCAGAAATTGGACAAAGAGTTAGAAAATTAATGCGAGGAAACACTGTATCTGAAGAAATCTATCAAATAAATTGTAAATTTGATGGTGAATTACCAGTTGAAGCTCCTGTAGATGAAACTTCTGAAGCTACAGAAGAAAAAACTGAAGATAAAAAAGAATAA
- a CDS encoding zinc-domain-containing protein — translation MDARCPECEKVAILDDDITNVKCPHCNFEADYDTYLEIMKDQAVNMATDYIPDRPGI, via the coding sequence ATGGATGCAAGATGCCCAGAGTGTGAAAAAGTTGCGATTTTAGATGATGATATTACAAATGTAAAGTGTCCACATTGCAATTTTGAAGCAGATTATGATACTTATCTTGAGATTATGAAAGATCAGGCAGTTAACATGGCAACTGATTACATACCAGATCGACCGGGAATTTAA
- a CDS encoding tetratricopeptide repeat protein, which translates to MEPENHELLLPLVDEENICLPLPINVVSKYWNVQLPMVEAQEIAKNYSGYSGSILIEGIELAERHGLTCKIIHSSLSELKKIIDVGIPPIVILPGIPEITQHASVITGYDIEEKSILHYIQKGNKEGEQQEGAIPEEIFDKQWAEEGRLLIILTTSDILSSINLESNDNESNRLCLISERYQIQNNFAKAGELLKKAIELNPNNSTALHLYGSLLNSQKSSECTQFYEKCLKSNPNSYLSYNGLGNFYLKSNKFEKAEENYTKAIEINPNRSAKIYKNRAYIREKQNNISGAKEDLKNYLKYYPRAPDRGIIEQAIREL; encoded by the coding sequence AATATTGGAATGTACAATTACCTATGGTTGAAGCACAAGAAATTGCCAAAAACTACTCTGGATATTCTGGTAGTATTCTAATTGAAGGAATAGAACTTGCAGAAAGACATGGCCTCACCTGTAAAATTATTCATTCCTCATTATCAGAACTAAAAAAAATTATTGATGTTGGTATACCTCCAATTGTTATTCTTCCAGGAATTCCAGAAATCACCCAACATGCATCTGTAATTACTGGATACGATATTGAAGAAAAATCAATACTTCATTATATTCAAAAAGGAAATAAAGAAGGTGAACAACAAGAGGGAGCAATACCTGAAGAAATTTTTGATAAACAATGGGCAGAAGAAGGACGACTATTAATTATATTGACCACTTCTGATATTTTATCTTCAATCAATCTTGAAAGTAATGATAATGAATCAAATAGATTGTGTCTGATTTCTGAGAGATACCAAATTCAAAATAATTTTGCAAAGGCAGGAGAATTATTAAAAAAAGCAATAGAACTTAATCCAAACAACTCTACTGCATTACATCTTTATGGTTCCTTACTAAATTCACAAAAATCATCAGAGTGTACCCAGTTTTATGAAAAATGCTTGAAATCAAATCCTAATTCATATCTTAGTTATAATGGATTGGGTAATTTTTATCTAAAATCAAATAAATTCGAAAAGGCTGAGGAAAATTATACAAAAGCTATTGAAATTAATCCAAACAGATCTGCCAAGATTTACAAAAATCGTGCATACATACGAGAAAAACAAAATAATATTTCAGGAGCCAAAGAGGATCTAAAAAATTATTTAAAATATTATCCACGAGCACCAGATAGAGGAATAATAGAACAAGCAATCAGAGAATTATAA